A genomic stretch from Kribbella jejuensis includes:
- a CDS encoding glycosyltransferase family 4 protein has protein sequence MRIVMVAETFLPQINGVANTARHVADRLRARGHDLLIIAPGPGPDSYADVPVLRARSFRTPGYKEYPVGLPDPSIERAMADFRPDLVHLASPFIIGAYGLRAARRLGVPTVAIFQTDIAGFARQYPWYAAADRGIWRWVSRTHSRADRTLAPSTSAVDALVQRGVPRVYRWGRGVNLDLFDPSHRDAEWRREISPDGKPIVGYVGRLAAEKKVRRLAELTDLDCRIVIVGDGPDRAALENALPTATFLGMRRGTDLASIFAGLDVFVHTGEHETFCQTIQEAQASGVATVGPAAGGPLDLIHPGENGLLFEPGQPGSLRDAVRTLLDHPTARGRMAANGLERVQSRTWAAVVDDLVDRHYAEVLRDAAAVRRVA, from the coding sequence GCCGAGACCTTCCTGCCGCAGATCAACGGCGTCGCGAACACGGCTCGGCACGTCGCCGACCGGCTCCGCGCCCGCGGGCACGACCTGCTGATCATCGCCCCGGGGCCGGGCCCCGACAGCTACGCCGACGTACCGGTGCTGCGTGCCCGCAGCTTCCGGACGCCGGGCTACAAGGAGTACCCGGTCGGCCTGCCGGATCCGTCGATCGAGCGCGCGATGGCCGACTTCCGTCCGGACCTCGTCCATCTCGCGTCGCCGTTCATCATCGGGGCGTACGGGCTGCGCGCGGCCCGCAGGCTCGGGGTACCGACGGTCGCGATCTTCCAGACCGACATCGCCGGCTTCGCCCGGCAGTACCCCTGGTACGCCGCCGCGGACCGGGGCATCTGGCGCTGGGTGAGCCGCACCCACTCCCGCGCGGACCGCACGCTGGCGCCGTCGACGTCGGCCGTCGACGCGCTCGTACAGCGCGGCGTACCGCGGGTGTACCGGTGGGGCCGTGGCGTGAACCTCGACCTGTTCGACCCGTCGCACCGCGACGCCGAGTGGCGCCGGGAGATCTCGCCCGACGGGAAGCCGATCGTCGGGTACGTCGGCCGGCTCGCCGCGGAGAAGAAGGTCCGGCGGCTCGCCGAGCTGACCGACCTGGACTGCCGGATCGTGATCGTCGGCGACGGCCCGGACCGCGCCGCGCTGGAGAATGCGTTGCCCACGGCAACCTTTCTGGGGATGCGCCGGGGCACCGACCTGGCGTCGATCTTCGCCGGGCTGGACGTGTTCGTGCACACCGGCGAGCACGAGACGTTCTGCCAGACGATCCAAGAGGCGCAGGCATCCGGGGTCGCCACCGTCGGCCCGGCCGCGGGCGGTCCGCTCGACCTGATCCACCCGGGCGAGAACGGCCTGTTGTTCGAACCGGGGCAGCCCGGTTCGCTGCGGGACGCCGTACGGACGCTGCTCGACCACCCGACGGCGCGCGGTCGGATGGCCGCGAACGGACTGGAGCGGGTCCAGTCCCGTACCTGGGCGGCTGTCGTCGACGACTTGGTCGACCGCCACTACGCCGAAGTACTCCGGGACGCCGCGGCCGTACGGCGGGTCGCATGA